In Fusarium musae strain F31 chromosome 7, whole genome shotgun sequence, a single window of DNA contains:
- a CDS encoding hypothetical protein (BUSCO:EOG092634B5): MNRQALWTRTSAAAPACALCRQLTVSRSPSRIHSASLHTSPRRDSAWGAAVQVASNVVSNVVKKASKDAMHVDPLRTVAKEMKFLTGNIRKLLGSGHPSLDRAAKYYTQAEGKHVRPLIVLLMSRATYLCPKSPPTAPIVTHRGVDTSISPAQILADVNPSAQPLSSLEQEVPDANSDILPSQRRLAEITELIHTASLLHDDVIDHSISRRGSPSANLEFGNKMAVLAGDFLLGRASVALARLRNPEVVELLATVIANLVEGEFMQLKNTERDERNPKWSEETVTYYLQKTYLKTASLISKSCRAAALLGNTDAVTVDAAYSYGRNLGLAFQLVDDLLDYTQSGSDLGKPAGADLELGLATAPLLFAWKQMPELGALVGRKFAQEGDVQRARELVLQSDGIEQTRALAQEYVDKAIASIAEFPESEAKDGLIEMAHKSLKRQK; encoded by the exons ATGAACAGACAGGCCTTGTGGACAAGGACGAGCGCTGCTGCTCCGGCTTGCGCTCTGTGCAGACAATTGACCGTCAGTCGATCTCCCTCGAGGATACACAGCGCTTCGTTGCATACTAGTCCTCGAAGGGACTCGGCCTGGGGTGCGGCTGTTCAAGTCGCTTCCAATGTTGTCAGCAACGTCGTCAAGAAGGCTTCCAAGGATGCAATGCATGTCGATCCTCTGCGGACCGTCGCCAAAGAGATGAAGTTCCTCACGGGTAACATTCGAAAACTTCTTGGGTCGGGTCATCCTTCGCTTGACCGTGCTGCCAAATATTATACACAGGCTGAGGGCAAGCATGTCAGACCTTTGATTGTTCTCCTCATGAGCAGAGCTACATATCTCTGCCCAAAGAGTCCTCCTACGGCTCCTATAGTTACTCACCGTGGCGTCGACACTTCGATATCGCCAGCTCAGATCCTCGCCGATGTGAACCCCTCTGCTCAGCCTCTATCATCCCTCGAACAAGAAGTCCCCGATGCAAACTCCGATATTCTGCCCAGCCAGCGACGACTTGCCGAGATCACGGAGCTCATCCACacggcttctcttcttcacgaCGACGTTATCGACCACTCTATCTCTCGACGTGGTTCGCCCTCGGCAAATCTGGAGTTTGGCAACAAGATGGCTGTTCTGGCGGGTGATTTCCTGCTAGGCAGGGCATCCGTTGCGCTGGCTCGTCTTCGAAACCCAGAGGTTGTCGAGCTGCTGGCTACTGTTATCGCTAACCTCGTGGAGGGCGAGTTCATGCAGCTCAAGAACACAGAGCGGGACGAGAGGAATCCCAAGTGGTCGGAGGAGACCGTCACATACTACCTGCAAAAGACGTATCTCAAGACCGCATCCCTTATCTCAAAGTCTTGCCGAGCTGCCGCTTTGCTGGGTAACACGGATGCCGTGACAGTCGACGCCGCTTACTCGTACGGACGAAACCTGGGACTGGCTTTCCAGTTGGTAGACGACCTTTTGGACTATACACAGAGCGGATCAGATTTGGGTAAGCCTGCGGGGGCAGATCTGGAGCTTGGTCTTGCGACGGCACCATTGCTGTTTGCCTGGAAGCAGATGCCGGAACTCGGAGCCCTCGTTGGCCGCAAGTTTGCGCAGGAGGGTGACGTACAAAGG GCACGTGAGTTGGTACTTCAGAGCGACGGTATTGAGCAGACGAGGGCTCTCGCGCAAGAATACGTGGATAAAGCTATTGCCTCGATTGCGGAATTTCCCGAGAGCGAGGCTAAGGACGGATTGATTGAGATGGCGCATAAGTCGCTCAAGCGACAGAAGTAA
- a CDS encoding hypothetical protein (EggNog:ENOG41) gives MVLLTMTSSILEALSLVEATETPQIEDHDETEEQESQQPTQEPTLDDPKLGNPISHGQIVDLWKELKAQGNSNFTLEQLLRGGSVYIPPPPPKPEPSPEYKALMARLRREEEARSYERMINPPPQHETFKDHFPSITASFAAANRPTSASDFGDDDVAMEEVHKQITLIINFLVSIAGVAGTLWVTARWWSLPARMFLTMGGSILVALAEVVVYNAYIWKMDQGRKKHGKVKEVREVVESWVLGKDEDEKSVLIREKDRTEDGVRKRKTEAKVET, from the exons ATGGTGCTACTCACAATGACGTCCTCTATTCTGGAGGCGTTGTCGCTTGTTGAAGCTACAGAAACACCACAAATCGAAGATCACGACGAAACAGAGGAACAAGAATCACAACAACCCACCCAAGAACCTACCTTGGACGACCCGAAACTTGGAAATCCCATATCACACGGCCAAATAGTTGATCTATGGAAGGAACTGAAAGCCCAAGGCAACTCAAACTTCACCCTCGAACAACTCCTCCGCGGCGGATCGGTCTAcattcctcctccgcctcccaAACCCGAACCC TCCCCTGAATACAAAGCCCTAATGGCCCGTCTCCGccgcgaagaagaagcccgcTCCTACGAACGAATGATAAACCCGCCTCCCCAACACGAAACCTTCAAAGACCACTTCCCCTCCATCACCGCCTCCTTCGCCGCCGCAAACCgaccaacatcagcatcagaCTTCGGCGACGACGACGTGGCGATGGAAGAAGTGCACAAGCAGATCACGCTGATCATCAACTTCCTCGTCAGCATCGCCGGCGTCGCGGGAACATTATGGGTTACGGCGCGGTGGTGGAGTCTGCCGGCACGTATGTTTCTGACGATGGGGGGGAGTATTCTGGTTGCTCTTGCGGAGGTCGTGGTGTATAATGCGTATATTTGGAAGATGGACCAGGGGAGGAAGAAACATGGCAAGGTTAAGGAGGTTAgggaggttgttgagagttGGGTGCTTgggaaggatgaggatgagaagagtgTTTTGATTAGGGAGAAGGATAGGACGGAAGATGGAGTGAGGAAACGAAAGACAGAAGCCAAGGTCGAGACATGA
- a CDS encoding hypothetical protein (EggNog:ENOG41), with the protein MYDSLTYIVCASPAPSASRSRAKPLRTYGKRSIRDDPLKDPNAKKRRVSAEAVASEPASKGTDTAPLKEVTEEAKNAPESTTTNKPTAEPVKKGSILNFFKPVPPSSTVTSSPKSDEPQPESTPPSSPPQPPKIEPRKKPRLLRFRGTSTPLLDDDNTGDDSQGEDTEAEDSGTKSTRLRLTARGGSLQRESSTNDSKSGKRGKVKTPTVQTTLNLSTQAAFSECKVCNTVWNPLYPDDVKFHTKQHAAVLRAKKKEKESEL; encoded by the exons ATGTACGATTCTTTAACCTACATCGT GTGTGCAAGTCCAGCGCCATCGGCATCGCGATCTCGCGCCAAACCATTACGAACATATGGCAAGCGAAGCATCCGAGACGATCCGCTGAAAGATCCAAACGCCAAGAAACGAAGGGTGTCAGCAGAGGCAGTAGCTTCTGAACCAGCATCCAAAGGCACAGACACGGCGCCGCTGAAGGAGGTCACGGAAGAGGCGAAGAATGCACCTGAATCGACAACAACGAACAAACCTACGGCCGAGCCGGTCAAGAAGGGATCAATCTTGAACTTCTTCAAACCTGTACCTCCGTCATCCACAGTTACCTCTAGCCCAAAGAGCGACGAGCCTCAACCCGAATCAACGCCCCCATCCTCACCACCACAGCCCCCAAAGATAGAACCCCGAAAGAAACCGCGCCTATTGCGCTTCCGCGGTACATCAACACCATTACTAGACGACGACAACACAGGAGATGATTCACAAGGCGAAGACACAGAAGCCGAAGACTCTGGCACCAAATCCACTCGACTACGACTAACTGCTCGGGGGGGCTCTTTACAGCGTGAATCGAGCACAAACGATTCAAAATCTGGAAAGAGGGGAAAGGTGAAAACACCGACTGTACAAACGACACTGAATTTATCGACGCAAGCAGCGTTTTCGGAGTGTAAGGTGTGTAATACTGTGTGGAATCCGCTGTATCCGGATGATGTGAAGTTTCATACGAAGCAGCATGCGGCTGTTTtgagggcgaagaagaaggagaaggagagtgAACTATAG